From Hymenobacter sedentarius, a single genomic window includes:
- a CDS encoding GAF domain-containing protein: MMTDTPHEAARLAALKRYDILDSPQDGSLNRLTALAAKMFNMPIAIISMVDEDRIWFKSLHGLDAEQIDRGGGLCDSAILSEDVYIVEDARQDPRTLTNPLVVGEMGLRFYAASPLTTHDGHNLGTFCLIDQKPRYLNQAQQLMLQDLAGIAMDEIELRLAARSAVAASTRRVAELEQELEQARKQA; encoded by the coding sequence ATGATGACTGATACCCCACACGAAGCAGCCCGGCTGGCGGCGCTGAAGCGCTACGACATCTTGGATTCGCCGCAGGACGGCAGCCTGAACCGGCTCACCGCGCTGGCGGCCAAAATGTTCAACATGCCCATTGCCATTATCAGCATGGTGGACGAAGACCGGATTTGGTTTAAGTCGCTTCATGGATTGGACGCGGAGCAGATTGACCGGGGCGGGGGACTGTGCGACTCGGCCATCCTGTCGGAAGACGTGTACATTGTGGAGGATGCGCGCCAGGACCCGCGCACGCTGACCAACCCGCTGGTGGTGGGGGAAATGGGCCTGCGCTTTTACGCCGCTTCGCCCCTGACCACGCACGACGGCCACAACCTGGGCACGTTCTGCCTTATCGACCAAAAGCCCCGCTACCTGAACCAGGCCCAGCAGCTGATGCTGCAGGACCTGGCGGGCATTGCCATGGACGAGATTGAACTGCGCCTGGCGGCTCGCTCGGCCGTGGCGGCCAGCACGCGCCGGGTAGCCGAGCTGGAACAGGAACTGGAGCAGGCCCGGAAGCAAGCCTGA
- a CDS encoding response regulator, protein MPALPSPILLVDDDYTNNFLNAKLLQRFDATAQVLTALNGQEALDVLRTHCQSPSRRCPVLVFLDINMPVMDGIAFLQSFQHLPPAQQQDVVVIMLTTSLNPRDLARVQALPVAGFLSKPLTEDKVTQVLADYFPPSPAVH, encoded by the coding sequence ATGCCCGCCCTGCCCAGCCCCATCCTCCTCGTCGACGACGACTACACCAACAACTTTCTCAACGCCAAGCTGCTGCAGCGCTTCGACGCAACCGCCCAGGTGCTCACGGCCCTGAATGGCCAGGAGGCCCTCGACGTGCTGCGCACCCACTGCCAGTCCCCCTCGCGCCGCTGCCCCGTCCTCGTCTTCCTCGACATCAACATGCCGGTCATGGACGGCATTGCGTTTCTCCAGTCTTTCCAGCACCTGCCGCCGGCCCAGCAGCAGGACGTCGTGGTCATCATGCTCACTACCTCCCTCAACCCCCGCGACTTGGCGCGCGTCCAGGCCTTGCCCGTCGCCGGGTTCCTCTCCAAGCCCCTCACCGAGGATAAAGTCACCCAGGTGCTGGCCGACTACTTTCCGCCCAGCCCGGCAGTTCACTAG
- a CDS encoding VRR-NUC domain-containing protein, translating into MALAKKHDQLPLDLGQLYAADITGAILAFLTHYGYTVWRQNTTGIYDAAKARWRVNPQSRRGVPDIIGFRNRDGLFIGVEVKAGRDQLRDDQRTFLNELRAAGGLAFVAHDFAQFQQSFELRGLHCQVV; encoded by the coding sequence ATGGCCCTCGCCAAAAAGCACGACCAGCTGCCCCTCGACCTCGGCCAACTCTACGCCGCCGACATCACCGGCGCCATCCTGGCCTTCCTCACCCACTACGGCTACACCGTCTGGCGCCAGAATACCACCGGCATCTACGACGCCGCCAAAGCCCGCTGGCGCGTCAATCCCCAAAGCCGCCGCGGCGTACCCGACATCATCGGCTTCCGCAACCGCGACGGCCTCTTTATCGGCGTCGAAGTCAAAGCCGGCCGCGACCAGCTCCGCGACGACCAGCGCACCTTCCTTAATGAGTTGAGAGCGGCCGGCGGACTGGCCTTCGTCGCCCACGATTTCGCCCAGTTTCAGCAGTCGTTCGAGCTACGCGGCCTGCACTGCCAGGTAGTTTAG
- a CDS encoding peptidoglycan D,D-transpeptidase FtsI family protein codes for MLLVVAGCSGPPQQPGLPAPAPDTTLPYARRRIVLPNVPERGRVLDRHDSVLVATRPQYLLQLPRRPPLDTLALGQLLGWGPATIRRRIAEALPYEEAPAGYPVQLRLTAKEAERVRRQRREWPQLALTEQRRRAYTTAAGAAVLGYLGSEAQPFFRQAQRYRRGRFYRLRNGGVETYYNGLLGGHRGYRHPLVDSTGQERGTWAPDTAFQQGQDLHLTLDVKLQAYAEQLLGRRKGYLVALDPRTGEILAYVSGPTYKPAALTAPDQAGVRAKLLEHEDMPLLNRPATQARPPGSVFKLVNAAIALQLGAITPATAFRCDQSLVSCVHRHPPGKNLTLGLMYSCNPYFYQVFRRLIGRVPDSLTQDSAAARHANLAQWRRYARSFGLDSVLGVDLPREAPGFLPTPAYYDTARRTTRWTYRSIYSLSIGQGEINLTGLQMANLAAIIANRGWYYPPHLVRSVGDTGPLARFREKHHTLVDSAHIAALVPGMVAVLQRGGTADASSLADVGITVAGKTGTVENDEGDDHAAFVGFAPAEAPQIAVAVYLENAGFGATAAAPCAALVMEQYLRGRIAPRRKKWEARIQHRARHGY; via the coding sequence ATGCTTCTGGTGGTTGCGGGCTGCTCGGGCCCGCCGCAGCAACCCGGCCTGCCGGCACCGGCGCCAGACACCACGCTGCCGTATGCCCGTCGCCGCATTGTATTGCCAAACGTGCCCGAGCGGGGCCGCGTGCTGGACCGGCACGACTCCGTGCTGGTGGCCACCCGCCCGCAGTACCTGCTGCAGCTGCCGCGCCGCCCGCCGCTGGACACGCTCGCGCTGGGCCAGCTGCTGGGCTGGGGGCCGGCGACCATCCGGCGGCGCATTGCCGAGGCCCTGCCCTATGAAGAAGCCCCGGCCGGCTATCCGGTGCAATTGCGCCTAACGGCCAAAGAGGCCGAGCGGGTGCGCCGGCAGCGCCGCGAGTGGCCCCAGCTCGCGCTGACCGAGCAGCGCCGGCGGGCTTATACCACGGCCGCGGGGGCCGCGGTGCTGGGCTACCTGGGCAGCGAAGCGCAACCGTTTTTCCGGCAGGCCCAACGCTACCGCCGCGGCCGCTTCTACCGGCTGCGCAACGGCGGCGTCGAGACCTACTACAACGGCCTGCTCGGCGGCCACCGCGGGTACCGGCACCCGCTGGTGGACTCCACGGGCCAGGAGCGCGGCACGTGGGCGCCGGATACGGCCTTCCAGCAAGGCCAGGACCTGCACCTGACCCTCGATGTGAAGCTGCAGGCCTACGCCGAACAGCTGCTGGGCCGCCGCAAGGGCTACCTGGTGGCGCTGGACCCGCGCACCGGGGAAATCCTGGCCTACGTGTCGGGGCCGACTTACAAGCCCGCCGCCCTGACGGCCCCCGACCAGGCGGGCGTCCGGGCCAAGCTGCTCGAGCACGAAGACATGCCGCTGCTGAACCGGCCCGCAACCCAAGCCCGCCCGCCGGGCTCGGTGTTTAAGCTGGTGAACGCCGCCATTGCCCTGCAGCTGGGCGCCATCACCCCGGCCACGGCCTTCCGGTGCGACCAGTCGCTGGTGAGCTGCGTGCACCGCCACCCGCCGGGCAAGAACCTGACCCTGGGGCTGATGTACAGCTGCAACCCCTACTTCTATCAGGTGTTTCGCCGGCTCATCGGCCGGGTGCCCGACAGCCTGACCCAGGACTCGGCCGCGGCCCGCCACGCCAACCTGGCGCAGTGGCGCCGCTATGCCCGCTCGTTTGGGCTGGATTCGGTGCTGGGCGTGGACCTGCCGCGCGAAGCGCCGGGCTTCCTGCCCACGCCGGCGTACTACGACACGGCCCGACGCACGACGCGCTGGACCTACCGCTCGATTTATTCGCTCAGCATCGGGCAGGGCGAAATCAACCTCACGGGCCTGCAAATGGCCAACCTGGCCGCCATCATTGCCAACCGGGGCTGGTACTACCCGCCCCACCTCGTGCGCAGCGTGGGAGACACCGGGCCACTGGCGCGCTTTAGGGAAAAGCACCACACCCTCGTCGACAGCGCCCACATCGCCGCGCTGGTGCCGGGCATGGTGGCCGTGTTGCAGCGCGGCGGCACCGCCGACGCCTCCAGCCTAGCCGATGTGGGCATTACGGTGGCGGGCAAGACCGGGACCGTGGAAAACGACGAGGGCGACGACCACGCCGCCTTTGTGGGCTTCGCGCCGGCCGAGGCACCCCAAATAGCCGTGGCCGTGTACCTGGAAAACGCGGGCTTTGGGGCCACGGCCGCGGCGCCCTGCGCCGCCCTGGTAATGGAGCAGTACCTGCGCGGCCGCATAGCCCCCCGCCGAAAAAAATGGGAGGCCCGCATCCAGCACCGGGCCCGACACGGGTATTGA
- a CDS encoding response regulator, with amino-acid sequence MIKLSSVLLVDDDPLTNDLNERLLQQLGVADRYLAATDGVDALAALEDLAAEAQPSSPVLVLLDVKMPGMDGMAFVEAYQRLPVARQQAVVIVMHTASMNSVDLGRIESLPIAGLVSKPLTKEKLDTILKLHFQRHFPTA; translated from the coding sequence ATGATAAAACTCTCCAGCGTGCTGCTGGTCGACGACGACCCGCTCACCAACGACCTCAACGAACGCCTGCTCCAGCAGCTCGGCGTGGCCGACCGCTACCTCGCCGCCACCGACGGCGTAGATGCCCTGGCGGCCCTGGAAGACCTCGCGGCCGAGGCCCAGCCCAGCAGCCCGGTGCTGGTGCTGCTCGACGTCAAGATGCCCGGCATGGACGGCATGGCCTTTGTCGAGGCCTACCAGCGCCTGCCCGTGGCCCGGCAGCAGGCCGTGGTCATCGTCATGCACACCGCTTCCATGAATTCCGTCGACCTCGGCCGCATCGAGTCCCTGCCCATTGCCGGGCTGGTCAGCAAGCCCCTCACCAAAGAGAAGCTCGACACCATTCTTAAGCTGCATTTTCAGCGCCACTTTCCCACCGCGTAG
- a CDS encoding S24 family peptidase: MYKILQGTSPGFETLVEFLKVWPDLSPDWLLLGNGPMTRGEATDAPNRSLALQQVVRGDKVVVVTVDDKGIENTVLVPIPAQAGYSLAHNEAVYMQQFGTYKIPGFERGEFRAFEVAGDSMAPTINHRDVVVATRVEELRLLEPGEVYVVVTPESVMLKRIKNRLRANDQEVMLYSDNPHRLPFGMETRDVQELWRVRGYVSSYIPSAPDITVERLWEVIEQLGFDRGEVRRHLIENAPSDAPQ, translated from the coding sequence ATGTATAAAATTTTACAAGGCACCAGTCCTGGCTTTGAAACATTGGTGGAGTTCCTGAAGGTGTGGCCTGACTTGTCGCCGGACTGGCTGCTACTTGGAAATGGGCCGATGACGCGCGGTGAGGCGACTGATGCGCCCAACCGTTCCTTAGCCCTGCAGCAGGTGGTGCGCGGTGATAAGGTGGTCGTGGTGACCGTGGACGACAAGGGCATTGAAAACACGGTGCTGGTGCCCATCCCCGCGCAGGCTGGGTACTCGCTGGCGCACAATGAGGCTGTGTACATGCAGCAATTCGGCACCTACAAAATCCCGGGTTTCGAGCGGGGCGAGTTCCGGGCGTTCGAGGTAGCCGGCGACAGCATGGCCCCGACGATAAATCACCGGGACGTGGTGGTGGCTACGCGGGTCGAAGAACTGCGCTTGTTGGAGCCGGGCGAAGTGTATGTGGTCGTAACACCTGAATCGGTAATGCTCAAGCGCATCAAGAATCGGCTGCGGGCCAACGACCAAGAAGTGATGCTGTATTCAGACAACCCGCACCGACTGCCCTTCGGGATGGAGACCCGCGACGTTCAGGAACTATGGCGGGTGCGTGGGTACGTCTCGAGCTACATCCCGAGCGCGCCCGACATCACGGTGGAACGGCTGTGGGAAGTCATCGAGCAGCTGGGCTTTGACCGGGGCGAGGTGCGGCGGCATTTAATTGAAAACGCCCCCTCTGACGCCCCCCAGTGA
- a CDS encoding CZB domain-containing protein: protein MDVNTLDFQQARIKQILFKSQLRSVLYGVREADEALFAPQGNALGQWLSSVIKPKFPLRPEVREAERLLHDMLGTGRELAAQYRRGQIDEARRGLTRIDRIGEQLVSVLHKLGQEAGRFGAAA from the coding sequence ATGGATGTAAACACCCTTGATTTTCAGCAGGCCCGGATTAAACAGATTCTGTTTAAGTCGCAGCTGCGCTCGGTGCTTTACGGCGTGCGGGAGGCCGACGAGGCGTTGTTTGCGCCGCAGGGCAACGCGCTGGGCCAGTGGCTGAGCAGCGTCATCAAGCCCAAGTTTCCGCTGCGGCCGGAGGTGCGGGAAGCCGAGCGGCTGCTCCACGACATGCTCGGCACGGGGCGGGAGCTGGCCGCGCAGTACCGCCGCGGCCAGATAGACGAAGCCCGCCGGGGGCTCACGCGCATTGACCGGATTGGCGAGCAGCTGGTGAGCGTGCTGCATAAGCTGGGGCAGGAAGCGGGTCGTTTCGGCGCGGCGGCCTAG
- a CDS encoding GAF domain-containing protein has protein sequence MATPHHLLASNEAQRLAALQAYRVAGDAPFFDEFVRLTGKLFQVPIALVSLVEADTVWFRGNSGLPEAPERVPRGESLCSVAILSEEATVFDNLADRPCTLIDPTAVGDLGLRFYAGSPLHTATGEAVGTLCVIDRKPRLLAPEEAVLLRELADVALRLFDLQVALAAASAPAPALWADVYTAIGTSISRLDTLAELMQWEDAPDTPAALSYQASRREEAAVVAKILQQQINTAIQQLERQP, from the coding sequence ATGGCCACTCCTCATCACCTGCTTGCTTCCAACGAAGCCCAGCGCCTGGCGGCCCTGCAAGCCTACCGCGTCGCCGGCGACGCCCCCTTCTTCGACGAGTTTGTGCGCCTCACCGGCAAGCTGTTTCAGGTGCCCATCGCGCTGGTTTCGCTGGTCGAGGCCGACACCGTCTGGTTTCGCGGCAACTCCGGCCTTCCCGAAGCCCCGGAGCGGGTTCCCCGCGGCGAGAGCCTCTGCTCCGTGGCCATTCTGAGCGAGGAAGCCACCGTGTTTGACAACCTGGCCGACCGGCCCTGCACCCTCATAGACCCCACCGCCGTCGGCGACCTGGGCCTGCGCTTCTACGCCGGCTCCCCCCTGCACACCGCCACCGGCGAGGCCGTGGGCACTCTGTGCGTCATCGACCGCAAGCCCCGCCTGCTGGCCCCCGAGGAAGCGGTGCTGCTGCGCGAGCTGGCCGACGTGGCCTTGCGGCTGTTCGACCTGCAAGTGGCCCTGGCCGCGGCCTCGGCGCCCGCGCCGGCGTTGTGGGCCGACGTATATACCGCCATCGGCACCTCCATCAGCCGCCTCGACACCCTGGCCGAGCTCATGCAGTGGGAAGACGCCCCCGATACGCCCGCGGCCCTATCTTACCAGGCCTCCCGCCGGGAAGAAGCGGCGGTGGTCGCCAAAATCCTGCAGCAACAGATTAACACGGCCATCCAGCAGCTGGAGCGCCAGCCGTAG
- a CDS encoding PAS domain-containing protein: MTPLLSAPGTFYALWQLPEHYLLMAPDYTILDASDPYLAVTFKQRDVIVGRNVFDVFPRADQNDWKVFSDSLEHVRQHGTPHTMPRIRYDMQRTAEQGGGLEERYWETTNYPQLDAQGNVQAILLKTTDVTEQHLVEQQAQAMQRDLLESQERSKFILEALPVMVWTTRPDGSSDYFNQRWLTFTGRTMAQEVEFGWLEGVHPDDRDAANTAWRLAYESGEAYQTEYRLRCADGDYRWVLARGIPRRDAQGQVSMWVGCSVDIHDQKALVVELLQANEEQAALSDQAYQAFQLAQSQRETFYNLFQQAPALVAIVRGPQYVFEFANPRYHELFATDDITGHAVLDIVPEAAEQGFIALLDHVYQTGEPFYGKEMRLQLHRRASGQIESRYFDFVYQAFRENGAIVGIFSFAFDVTELVEARQQLRAFAASPQSPSAS, encoded by the coding sequence ATGACTCCTTTGCTTTCTGCTCCTGGTACCTTTTATGCGCTGTGGCAACTGCCGGAGCATTATTTGCTCATGGCGCCGGACTACACCATTCTGGACGCCAGCGACCCGTACCTGGCCGTCACCTTTAAGCAGCGCGACGTCATTGTGGGCCGCAACGTCTTCGACGTGTTCCCGCGGGCCGACCAGAACGACTGGAAGGTATTTAGCGATTCGCTGGAGCACGTGCGCCAGCACGGCACGCCCCACACCATGCCCCGCATCCGGTACGACATGCAGCGCACCGCCGAGCAGGGCGGCGGCCTGGAGGAGCGGTACTGGGAAACCACCAACTACCCGCAGCTGGATGCGCAGGGAAACGTGCAGGCCATCTTGCTGAAGACCACGGATGTGACGGAGCAGCACCTGGTGGAACAGCAGGCCCAGGCCATGCAGCGCGACCTGCTGGAAAGCCAGGAGCGGTCGAAGTTTATTCTGGAGGCGCTGCCGGTGATGGTCTGGACCACCCGGCCCGATGGCTCGTCCGACTACTTCAACCAGCGCTGGCTCACCTTCACGGGCAGAACCATGGCGCAGGAAGTGGAATTTGGCTGGCTGGAGGGCGTGCACCCCGACGACCGCGACGCGGCCAACACGGCGTGGCGCCTGGCCTACGAATCGGGCGAAGCGTACCAGACCGAGTACCGCCTGCGCTGCGCCGACGGCGACTACCGCTGGGTGCTGGCCCGCGGCATCCCGCGGCGCGACGCGCAGGGCCAAGTGAGCATGTGGGTGGGCTGCTCGGTCGACATTCACGACCAGAAGGCGCTGGTGGTGGAGCTGCTGCAGGCCAACGAGGAGCAAGCCGCCCTCTCGGACCAGGCGTATCAGGCATTTCAGCTGGCCCAAAGCCAGCGCGAAACGTTTTACAACCTGTTCCAGCAGGCCCCGGCGCTGGTGGCCATTGTGCGGGGCCCGCAGTACGTGTTTGAGTTTGCCAACCCGCGCTACCACGAGCTGTTCGCCACCGATGACATCACCGGGCACGCGGTGCTCGACATCGTGCCCGAAGCAGCCGAACAAGGCTTCATTGCCCTACTCGACCACGTGTACCAGACGGGCGAGCCATTCTACGGCAAGGAGATGCGGCTGCAGCTGCACCGCCGCGCCTCCGGCCAGATTGAATCGCGGTACTTCGACTTCGTGTACCAAGCATTCCGCGAAAACGGCGCGATTGTGGGCATTTTCAGCTTTGCGTTTGACGTGACCGAACTCGTGGAAGCCCGGCAGCAACTACGGGCTTTTGCGGCCTCGCCCCAATCTCCCTCGGCTTCCTGA
- a CDS encoding PAS domain-containing protein — protein sequence MLPPAAAAIAPESILLRELLAVSLTGIILYTPLYDPAGSGDIVDFTFEYLNPAAQRMMAMPVVPTLTHMGQWPHSKEHGTFQFHVDAFVSGEPREYNVNYQADGYDNYYRLAARRAGSGLLVSFTDTADQPRTPVEVALREAQAAEKAARDDAETQRQRLYQVLMNLPAQVATYHGPDHVYTLVNQRYRDYFPTHTLFGRSVREAVPEAAQQGFFERLDQVYATGEPAYGQELPVHLDFAGAGRPPELIYINAFYLPLRDAAGHVDGVLDFSYNVTEQVLARQQVQQLNLELEARVHQRTLEADDARAVAVEQRNRLLRLFSQAPAEINLFQGPGHVWTLVHPRTQELLHNRPLRGLPRRQALPELPEEAHEPFDRVFRTGQPVHALETTQRLDRFHTGELHDQYYDLTLQPKFDAAGHIEGVMSFAVNVTERVRARQQAEALQADLLAVAQRQALEREAFHNVFEQTPALIALLRAPQHRFEYVNPAYQQLFPNRQLVGLDLAVAVPETREQGFVALLDGVYQTGETFFGAEVPFAPVPADGQPPRTQYFNFTYQAYREAGQIAGVTIFAFDVTEQVLARQQREAERQQLHHLFMEAPAPIVILDGPEFIFQLVNPAYQRVFPGRALLGKPVLEAMPEVAGTPIYHSLQRVYATGETFVDQELPLQLTRHDGGPLEELYFTFTYQVRRTTRGAIDGVLVFAHEVTDQVQARRVVEEGGAQARALAEQLHATNEQLTRTNIDLDNFIYTASHDLKVPIANIEGLLLALRHELPPAGRVGDVPEMLQLMQQATERFRRTIEQLTEVSKLQHAHDQPVTLVPLAAVVQEVQLDLQPLVQQTRASLTVDVPADVRLPFSEKNLRSVVYNLLSNALKYHHPDRAPDVDLTYYRHDDYHVLRVQDNGLGFDVALAAGKLFGMFQRLHAHVEGSGIGLYMVKKMVENSGGRIEVASQPGQGTTFTVFFPVHPAS from the coding sequence ATGCTTCCTCCCGCCGCTGCCGCCATTGCCCCCGAATCCATCTTGCTGCGGGAGCTGCTCGCCGTCTCGCTCACCGGCATCATCCTCTACACGCCCCTCTACGACCCCGCCGGCTCGGGCGACATCGTCGACTTCACCTTCGAGTACCTCAACCCGGCGGCCCAGCGCATGATGGCCATGCCGGTGGTGCCCACCCTCACCCACATGGGGCAGTGGCCGCACAGCAAAGAGCACGGCACCTTCCAGTTCCACGTCGATGCCTTTGTCTCGGGCGAGCCCCGCGAATACAACGTCAACTACCAGGCCGACGGGTACGACAACTACTACCGCCTCGCCGCCCGCCGCGCAGGCTCGGGCCTGCTCGTCAGCTTCACCGACACGGCCGACCAGCCCCGCACCCCCGTGGAAGTGGCCCTGCGCGAAGCCCAGGCCGCCGAGAAAGCCGCCCGCGACGACGCCGAAACCCAGCGCCAGCGCCTCTACCAGGTTCTGATGAACCTGCCCGCGCAGGTGGCCACCTACCACGGCCCCGACCACGTCTACACCCTCGTCAACCAGCGCTACCGGGACTACTTCCCCACCCACACGCTGTTCGGCCGCTCTGTGCGCGAGGCCGTGCCCGAAGCCGCCCAACAAGGTTTTTTTGAGCGCCTCGACCAAGTGTACGCCACCGGCGAGCCCGCCTACGGCCAGGAGCTACCCGTGCACCTCGACTTTGCGGGCGCCGGCCGGCCCCCCGAGCTGATTTACATCAACGCCTTTTACCTGCCCCTGCGCGACGCCGCCGGCCACGTGGACGGCGTACTCGACTTTTCCTACAACGTGACCGAGCAGGTGCTGGCCCGCCAGCAGGTGCAGCAGCTCAACCTGGAGCTGGAGGCCCGCGTGCACCAGCGCACCCTGGAGGCCGACGACGCCCGTGCCGTCGCCGTGGAGCAGCGCAACCGCCTGCTGCGCCTCTTCAGCCAGGCCCCGGCCGAGATTAACCTCTTCCAGGGCCCCGGCCACGTCTGGACCCTGGTGCACCCCCGCACCCAGGAGCTGCTGCACAACCGCCCCTTGCGGGGCTTGCCCCGCCGCCAGGCTCTGCCCGAGCTGCCCGAAGAAGCCCACGAGCCGTTCGACCGCGTGTTCCGCACCGGCCAGCCCGTGCACGCCCTCGAAACCACCCAGCGCCTCGACCGTTTCCACACCGGCGAGCTGCACGACCAGTACTACGACCTCACCCTCCAGCCCAAGTTCGACGCCGCCGGGCACATCGAAGGCGTGATGAGCTTCGCCGTCAACGTGACGGAGCGGGTGCGCGCCCGCCAGCAGGCCGAAGCCCTGCAGGCCGACCTGCTGGCCGTAGCCCAGCGCCAGGCGCTGGAGCGCGAGGCCTTCCACAACGTTTTCGAGCAAACCCCGGCCCTGATTGCCCTGCTGCGCGCCCCTCAGCACCGCTTCGAATACGTCAATCCCGCCTACCAGCAGCTGTTCCCCAACCGCCAGCTCGTGGGCCTCGACCTGGCCGTGGCCGTGCCCGAAACCCGGGAACAAGGGTTCGTGGCCTTGCTCGACGGCGTGTACCAAACCGGCGAGACGTTTTTTGGCGCTGAAGTGCCCTTTGCGCCCGTGCCGGCCGACGGCCAGCCGCCCCGTACCCAGTACTTCAACTTCACCTACCAGGCCTACCGCGAAGCCGGTCAGATTGCGGGCGTCACCATTTTCGCCTTCGACGTGACGGAGCAGGTGCTGGCCCGCCAGCAGCGCGAAGCCGAGCGCCAGCAGCTGCACCACCTCTTCATGGAGGCCCCGGCCCCCATCGTCATCCTCGACGGCCCTGAATTTATTTTTCAGCTCGTCAACCCGGCCTACCAGCGCGTGTTCCCCGGCCGCGCCCTGCTTGGCAAGCCCGTGCTCGAAGCCATGCCCGAGGTGGCCGGTACGCCCATCTACCACAGCCTGCAGCGCGTGTACGCCACCGGCGAAACCTTCGTCGACCAGGAGCTCCCCCTGCAACTGACCCGCCACGACGGCGGCCCCCTGGAAGAGCTGTACTTTACCTTCACCTACCAGGTCCGGCGCACCACCCGGGGCGCAATCGATGGGGTGCTGGTTTTCGCCCACGAAGTCACCGACCAGGTGCAGGCCCGACGCGTGGTAGAGGAAGGCGGCGCCCAGGCCCGTGCCCTGGCCGAGCAGCTCCACGCCACCAACGAGCAGCTCACCCGCACCAACATCGACCTCGACAACTTCATCTACACCGCCTCGCACGACCTCAAAGTCCCCATCGCCAACATCGAAGGCCTGCTGCTGGCCCTGCGGCACGAGCTGCCCCCCGCCGGCCGGGTCGGCGACGTGCCCGAAATGCTCCAGCTTATGCAGCAGGCCACCGAACGCTTCCGGCGCACCATCGAGCAGCTCACCGAAGTGAGCAAGCTCCAGCACGCGCACGACCAGCCCGTCACGCTCGTGCCGCTGGCCGCCGTGGTGCAGGAAGTGCAACTCGACCTGCAGCCGCTCGTGCAGCAAACCCGGGCCAGCCTGACGGTCGACGTACCCGCGGATGTCCGCCTGCCGTTTTCCGAGAAGAACCTGCGCTCGGTGGTCTACAACCTGCTCAGCAACGCCCTGAAGTACCACCACCCCGACCGCGCCCCGGACGTGGACCTGACGTATTACCGGCACGACGACTACCACGTGCTGCGCGTGCAGGACAACGGCCTCGGCTTCGACGTCGCCCTGGCCGCGGGCAAGCTCTTCGGCATGTTCCAGCGCCTGCACGCCCACGTCGAGGGCTCGGGCATCGGCCTCTACATGGTCAAGAAAATGGTCGAAAACAGCGGCGGCCGCATCGAAGTGGCCAGTCAGCCCGGCCAGGGCACCACCTTCACCGTCTTTTTCCCCGTACACCCGGCGTCCTGA